One stretch of Proteiniborus ethanoligenes DNA includes these proteins:
- the codY gene encoding GTP-sensing pleiotropic transcriptional regulator CodY, translating to MAESLLQKTRRLNKILQNTGSKPVSFTELSNVLSDILDANVYIASRKGRVLGFALHEGFECSILHTEVVEEKRFPEEYNNELLKITETNENIKEISECVFDQISKCDYPEKIATVIPLISGGTRLGTLVLARFGRLFTEDDLVLSEYSATIVGMEILRSKNEEIEEEARKKAVVQMAIGTLSYSELEAIEHIFNELDGSEGLLVASKIADRVGITRSVIVNALRKFESAGVIESRSLGMKGTHIKILNDYLLKELKKLKES from the coding sequence ATGGCAGAAAGCTTGTTACAGAAGACAAGAAGATTAAATAAAATTTTGCAAAACACAGGTTCTAAACCTGTTTCGTTTACTGAATTAAGTAATGTATTATCAGATATTTTAGATGCAAATGTTTATATTGCAAGCAGAAAAGGTAGAGTTTTAGGATTTGCCTTACATGAAGGCTTTGAGTGTAGCATTTTGCATACTGAAGTAGTAGAAGAAAAACGATTCCCAGAAGAATATAATAATGAACTACTGAAAATAACAGAAACAAACGAGAATATTAAAGAGATATCTGAATGCGTATTTGATCAAATCTCAAAATGTGATTATCCTGAAAAAATAGCCACGGTTATACCTTTAATAAGTGGTGGTACAAGATTAGGAACTTTAGTGTTGGCAAGGTTTGGAAGACTGTTCACAGAAGACGATTTAGTACTATCTGAATACAGTGCTACTATTGTTGGGATGGAAATTCTCAGATCAAAAAATGAAGAAATTGAAGAAGAGGCAAGAAAAAAAGCAGTTGTTCAGATGGCTATAGGGACTCTTTCCTACTCAGAATTAGAAGCAATAGAGCATATATTTAATGAATTAGATGGAAGCGAAGGACTCCTAGTTGCGAGTAAAATAGCAGATAGAGTAGGCATAACTAGATCTGTTATTGTAAATGCGTTAAGGAAATTTGAAAGTGCAGGAGTTATTGAGTCTAGATCTTTAGGTATGAAGGGAACGCATATTAAGATTTTAAACGA
- the topA gene encoding type I DNA topoisomerase has translation MAKDLVIVESPAKAKTISKFLGKNYEVKASVGHIRDLPKSKLGIDIDNNFEPQYITIRGKGPLIKELKSEAKKAKRIFLATDPDREGEAISWHLSNILELDETQKNRIEFHEITKNAIQNAIKKPRAINKSLVDAQQARRVLDRLVGYKISPLLWKKVRKGLSAGRVQSVATKLICDREKEIENFIPKEYWSIDAILMKNKSEFRANFYGIKNGEDDEKIELNTKEQVDEIISSIKDEKYIVEEIKKGKKNRNPHPPFTTSSLQQEASRRIGFSTKKTMMIAQQLYEGVDIKGEGTVGLVSYIRTDSTRISEEATNSVNEFIKSEFGESYLKSPNRNKPTNKKEAQDAHEAIRPTSVLRTPAMVKESLKKDQYKLYQLIWERFVASQMESALYETLSVKINVNNHIFRATGSKIVFDGFLKIYNTAENEKDVILPDIKVGEVLELSSLDPQQHFTQPPSRYTEASLVKTLEELGIGRPSTYAPTISTIISRGYVIIEKRSFKPTELGIIVTELLKEYFAGIVNEEFTAEMEEQLDKIEEENIDWKKVIEYFYKDFSKELEIAEKEISKIEIQDEETDIKCDKCGRNMVIKIGRYGKFLACPGYPECKNTKPITEEIGVKCPECGGEIIERKSKRGRKFYGCSNYPDCTFVSWDKPSQERCPKCNNILVEKKSRKGTEKKCLNDKCDYVSKEKDE, from the coding sequence TTGGCAAAGGATTTAGTTATAGTTGAATCGCCTGCAAAAGCTAAGACAATATCAAAGTTTTTAGGAAAAAATTATGAGGTTAAAGCTTCAGTTGGTCATATTAGAGATTTACCCAAAAGTAAATTGGGAATAGATATAGATAATAATTTTGAGCCACAATATATTACAATAAGAGGTAAGGGACCATTAATAAAGGAATTAAAAAGTGAAGCCAAAAAAGCTAAAAGAATATTTTTAGCTACGGACCCTGATAGAGAAGGAGAAGCTATATCTTGGCATTTATCAAATATTTTAGAATTAGATGAAACACAGAAAAATAGAATAGAATTCCATGAAATAACAAAAAACGCAATACAAAATGCTATAAAAAAACCAAGAGCAATTAACAAATCTTTAGTAGACGCGCAACAAGCTAGAAGAGTATTAGATAGACTTGTAGGTTATAAAATTAGTCCTCTATTATGGAAAAAGGTTAGAAAGGGATTAAGTGCAGGGAGAGTGCAATCAGTAGCTACAAAGCTTATCTGTGACCGTGAAAAAGAAATAGAGAATTTTATCCCAAAAGAATATTGGTCTATAGATGCCATATTAATGAAAAACAAAAGCGAATTTAGGGCTAATTTTTATGGAATAAAAAACGGTGAAGATGACGAGAAAATAGAACTTAATACAAAAGAACAAGTGGATGAAATAATTTCATCCATTAAAGATGAAAAATACATTGTAGAAGAAATAAAAAAGGGAAAGAAAAACAGGAATCCTCATCCTCCCTTTACTACTAGTAGCCTACAACAAGAAGCATCTAGACGTATTGGGTTTTCAACTAAAAAAACTATGATGATTGCACAACAGTTATATGAAGGAGTTGACATAAAGGGAGAAGGAACTGTGGGACTTGTATCATATATAAGAACAGATTCCACAAGAATTTCTGAAGAAGCAACAAATAGTGTTAATGAATTTATAAAAAGTGAATTTGGAGAAAGTTATTTAAAGAGTCCAAACCGTAATAAACCAACTAATAAAAAAGAAGCACAGGATGCACACGAAGCCATTAGACCTACATCAGTACTAAGAACTCCTGCTATGGTTAAGGAGTCTTTAAAAAAGGATCAATATAAACTATATCAGCTTATTTGGGAACGTTTTGTAGCTAGCCAAATGGAATCAGCTTTATATGAAACACTGTCAGTAAAAATTAATGTTAATAATCATATTTTTAGAGCTACAGGTTCAAAAATTGTATTTGATGGATTTTTAAAAATATATAACACTGCAGAAAATGAAAAAGATGTTATATTACCAGATATAAAAGTAGGAGAAGTTCTCGAACTTAGTAGCTTAGACCCTCAACAGCATTTTACTCAGCCGCCTTCAAGATATACAGAAGCTTCTTTGGTTAAGACCTTAGAAGAACTAGGCATTGGAAGACCAAGTACTTATGCACCTACTATAAGCACTATAATAAGCAGAGGATATGTAATTATTGAAAAAAGATCTTTTAAGCCTACTGAGCTAGGAATTATAGTAACAGAATTACTCAAAGAGTATTTTGCAGGCATTGTAAATGAAGAGTTTACTGCTGAAATGGAAGAGCAGCTGGATAAAATTGAAGAAGAAAATATTGATTGGAAGAAAGTAATAGAGTATTTTTATAAAGATTTTTCTAAGGAGTTAGAAATTGCAGAAAAAGAAATAAGTAAAATAGAAATACAAGATGAAGAGACAGATATTAAATGTGATAAATGTGGTAGGAATATGGTAATAAAAATAGGAAGATACGGGAAATTTTTAGCATGTCCAGGATATCCAGAGTGCAAAAACACTAAGCCTATTACAGAGGAAATAGGTGTTAAGTGTCCTGAATGTGGTGGAGAAATCATTGAAAGAAAATCTAAAAGAGGCAGAAAATTTTATGGCTGTAGTAATTATCCTGATTGTACCTTTGTTTCATGGGATAAGCCCTCCCAAGAACGTTGTCCTAAATGTAACAATATATTAGTTGAAAAAAAATCAAGAAAAGGTACTGAAAAAAAATGTTTAAATGATAAATGTGATTATGTCTCAAAAGAAAAAGATGAGTAG